AGGCTAGGGGCCCTAGAGGCCGGCAGCGCTCGGAGCACCGCGCAACCGACGGCCAGCCGCAATCTGACCCGCGCCCGGTCCGCCGTCCGCCAGGGGTAGTGCACGTCACCGGAAACCCGGATAATGCACAAAAGCCGGCCGGGCAAGCTCACACAGGGCACCTCGTTCGGCTTTTTCCGTGTCAGGGCTTCACGCGCCGCTGCAACGCTCCCCGATGGAGCCGCGCGTCAGGCGGCGCCGCCAGCCGTGAACCGGTCCCATCCCGCGGCCCCGATGGCCGCAGCAAAACTCAGGAGTTCACCCGTCATGGGTCAGTCAGTTGTCGTGCTCGGTGCCCAGTGGGGCGATGAAGGCAAAGGCAAGATCGTCGATCTGCTTACCGAAGAGATCGGTGCGGTGGTCCGCTTCCAGGGTGGCCACAATGCCGGCCACACGCTCGTCATCAACGGCAAGAAGACCGTCTTGCATCTGATTCCGTCCGGCATCCTGCGCGACGACGCGCTGTGCCTGATCGGCAATGGCGTGGTGATCTCCCCGGCCGCGCTGATCAAGGAAATCAGCGAGCTGGAAGGTGCCGGCGTGGAAGTGCGCTCGCGCCTGAAGATCTCCCCGGCCGCGCCGTTGATCATGCCGTACCACATCGCCCTGGATCAGGCCCGCGAGAAGGCCGCCGGCGGCAAGGCCATCGGCACCACCGGCCGCGGTATCGGCCCGGCGTACGAAGACAAGGTCGCCCGCCGCGGTATCCGCATCGCCGACCTGCATTACCCGCCGCAGCTGGAAGAGCTGCTGCGCACCGCGCTGGATTACCACAACTTCGTGCTGACCAAGTACCTGGGCGTGGAAGCGGTGGACTTCCAGAAGACCTTCGACGAAGCGCTGGCCTTCGGCGACTACGTGCAGCCGATGAAGTCGGACGTGGCCGGCATCCTGCACGATCTGCGCAAGCAGGGTAAGCGCGTGCTGTTCGAAGGCGCGCAGGGCGCGCTGCTGGACATCGACCACGGCACCTATCCGTACGTCACCAGCTCCAACACCACCGTGGGCGGCGCACTGGCCGGCACCGGCGTGGGCGCCGATGCGATCGACTACGTGCTGGGCATCGCCAAGGCCTACGCCACGCGCGTGGGTGGCGGCCCGTTCCCGACCGAGCTGGACGATGAAGTGGGCCAGGGCATCCGCGACCGCGGTGCCGAGTACGGCGCCTCCACCGGCCGCCCGCGCCGCTGCGGCTGGATGGACATCGTCGCGCTCAAGCGTGCGGTGGCCATCAACGGCATCTCCGGGCTGTGCATCACCAAGCTCGACGTGCTCGACGGCATGGAAAAGCTCAAGGTCTGCATCGCCTACGAATACCGCGGCAAGCGTACCGAATACGCCCCGCTGGACGCGCAGGGCTGGGAAGAGTGCACCCCGGTGTACCTGGAGTTCCCGGGCTGGACCGAAAACACCCACGGCATCACCGAGTGGGACAAGCTGCCGGTGGCCGCGCGTGCCTACCTGCGCGCGCTGGAAGAACTGGCCGGCTGCCCGATCTCGATCGTCTCCACCGGCCCGGATCGTGACCACACGATGGTGCTGCAGGATCCGTTCGCCTGATCGGCTGACGCCAGACGTGGCATCGTCCAACGGCCCGGCTTGTCCGGGCCGTTGGCATTTGAGGATTGCTGAGATTTGCCATGACTTCCGGCGGTGCCTGCGCGCACTGTTCCGGCGGATCATCCGCGGCCTGGCGCCACTTGCCTGCCCACTTCGCCCACATCGAGAATTTCCCATGCGTCTTCCCCTGGTGACCGCCATCGCACTGGCCCTGGTCGGTACAAGTCCGGCCGCCTCCGTGCTCGCCGCCACGGCCGCGCCGCCGAGCGCCGCCGCCTCGTCCATCACCACCCAGTTGCCGCGTACGGCCAAGCCCACGCATTACGCGGTGGAGATCACGCCGCATGCCGACAAGATGACGTTCGACGGCAAGGTCGCCATCGACATCAGCGTGCTGCAGGCCACCGACCGCATCGTGTTGCAGGCGGCCAACCTGAGCCTGGCGCGCGGCACGCTCACGCAAAAAGGCGGCAAGCCGCAAGCTGCCAAGGTCAGCACCGATGCCGAGGCGCAAACCGCCACGTTCGCGTTCGACAAGCCGCTGGCAGTGGGCGAGTACGTGCTGTCCATCGACTACAGCGGCGTGATCAACACGCAGGCCAACGGCTTGTTCGCGCTGGATTACACCACCGCGCAAGGTGCGCGCCGTGCGTTGTTCACCCAGTTCGAAAACTCCGATGCGCGCCGCTTCATTCCTTCCTGGGACGAGCCCAACTTCAAGGCCACCTTCGACCTGGCGATCAATGCGCCGGCCGGGCAGATGGCGGTGAGCAACATGCCGGTGGCCTCGTCCAAGCCGGGCGCAAACGGGCGCACCCGCATCGCGTTCCAGACCTCGCCCAAGATGTCCACGTACCTGCTGTTCGTCAGCGTGGGCGATTTCGAGCGTGCCACCGTCACCGCCGACAACGGCACCGAGATCGGCGTCATCGCGCAGAAGGGCAAGGTCGACCAGGCGCAGTTCGCGCTGGAATCCGGCCGCGACGTGCTGCACGAATACAACGCCTATTTCGGCATCCCGTACCCGCTGCCCAAGCTGGACAACATCGCCGCGCCCGGGCGCAGCCAGTTCTTCAGCGCCATGGAAAACTGGGGCGCGATCTTCACTTTCGAATACTCGTTGTTGCTGGATCCGGCGGTGGCCAACATCGACACCAAGCAAGGCGTGTTCACCGTCGCCGCGCATGAGATCGCGCACCAGTGGTTCGGCAACCTGGTGACCATGGCGTGGTGGGACGACCTGTGGCTCAACGAAGGTTTCGCCAACTGGATGGAAGCGCGCACCACGGCAAAACTGCATCCGGAATGGGATATCGATAAGACCGGCCCGGCGCTGAAGAGCCGCGCGGCGATGCGGCGCGATGCGTATGCGACCACCCACCCGGTGGTGCAGCACGTGGCCACCGTGGAGCAGGCCAGCCAGGCCTTCGACGCCATCACCTACCAGAAGGGTGAGGCGGTGATTGCCATGCTGGAAGACTACGTCGGCTCCGATCGCTGGCGCACCGGCGTGCGCAGCTACATCAAGCAGCACCAGTACGGCAACGCGGTGACCGACCAGTTGTGGCAGCAGATCGATGCGGTGGCCCCGGGCAAGCAATTCACCCAGGTGGCGCACGACTTCACCCTGCAGCCGGGCGTGCCGTTGATCAAGGCCAGCAGCCGTTGCGTCGGCGGCCAGACCGCGGTGACGCTGGAGCAGGGCGAGTTCACTCTGGACCGCCCCGACAAGCAGCCGTTGCGCTGGCATGTGCCGGTGGTCCTGCGCAGCGGCAATGGCGCGCCGGTGCGCGTGCTGGTAGACGGCACCGCCCAGGTGCAGGTGCCCGGCTGCGACGCACCGGTGGTGGTCAATGCCGGGCAAAAGGGCTACTTCCGCACCTGGTATGCGCCCGCGCAGTTCAAGGCGCTGACCGACAGGTTTGGACTGCTGCCGGTGGTGGACCAGGTAGGCGTGTTGAACGACACCAACGCACTGGCCGGTGCCGGCGTGCAGGCGCAGGCCGACGTGCTGGATCTCACCGCCCAGGTGGCGGCAGGGGCATCGCCCGATGTCTGGGACATGGTGGCCAGCATCTATGGCGATGTGGACGGCAGCTTCGAGCGTGATCCGGCTGCGCGCGCCACGTGGCGTGCCTATGCCGTGCCGCGGCTGTCGGCCGAATTCGCAACGCTGGGCTGGGACAAGCGCGATGGCGATTCGGCGCAGATCCAGCAGTTGCGTACCCGCCTGATCGCCACCCTCAGCGACATGGGCGATGCGGCTGTGATCGCCGAGGCGCGCCGGCGCTTTGCCGCCTTTCAGGCCAACCCCGCCTCGCTGTCGCCGGAGCTGCGCGACAGCGTGCTGGGCGCGGTTGCGCACAATGCCGACGCCGCCACCTGGGACGCCTTGCATGCCTTGGCCAGGCAGGAAACCTCGTCGATGGTGCGCGACACCTATTACGACTTCCTCTCCATGCCCAACAACGAGGCACTGGCCAGGCGCGCGCTGGAACTGGCGTTGACAGCCGAGCCGGGCGCCACCACCGGTGCGAGCATGATCGACCGGGTCGCTTCCCGGCACCCGGAGCTTGCCTTCGACTTCGCGGTGGCGCATCGCACGCAGGTGGACACCCTGGTGGACTCCACCTCGCGTGCCCGCTACTACCCCGGCCTGGGCATGGGCTCGGCCGAGCTTGCCACCGCCGACCGGATCAAGGCCTATGCCGAGCAGTACATCGCACCCACCTCGCGGCAGGCCGCAGACAACGCCATCAACACGATCCAGACGCGGGTGAAGCTGCGGGCGGCCTCGCTGCCGCAGATCAAGGCATGGTTGAAAGCGCGCAAGCGCTGAGCGTTGCGGTCATCGCAGCACAGGATAAAGCCCGGCCTTGCCGGGCTTTTTCTTTGCCGCGCCGGCAGTCACCTAGAGGTGGGAGCGAGGTTGCCGAGCAGCGTGATGCCGGCATCGTGGCGTCCGGGAAGACCATCGCCTGGGACGACATGCGTGGCTATCTGGAAAAGCGCATGGCCGGCGAGCCGGCAAAGCGTCCCACGGCCCGCAAACTAGCCCGGTAGCATGGCGCGTATCGCGCTGGCACCGGAGGTTGCGCAAGATCTTGAGCGGATCTTCGACCAGCTCCAGCGCCATGAGGCCGCACATGTCACAGCACGCCTGCACGAGATCATTGCGGCAATCGACGTGCTGGAAACCAATCCGCTGATCGGCCGGCCGGCGGCGACAAGCGCGAACTGGTGATCGGTCACGGCGCGCACGGCAATCTGGCGCTGTACTGCCATGTCGCGCAGATCGACACGGTGTTTGTGCTGGCCGTTCGCTCGCAACGTGAGGCGGGCTTTGCGGGGCCATGATGTTCGCAGTTCCCTCATCGCCGTAGCCAAGGCAGGCGTCGCCGCGTCATGCCCCAAACGCACCATCGATCGTATGCATCGCCCCGGTGACAAAGCTCGCTTCCGGGCCTGCCAGCCAGGCCACCATGCCGGCCACTTCGTCGGCGCGGCCGTGGCGTTTGATCGCCATGAAGCTGTGCATCAGGTCTTTCATCGGCCCGTTTTCCGGGTTGGCATCGGTATCGATCGGGCCCGGTTGCACCACGTTGATGGTGATGCCACGCGGCCCGAAGTCGCGGGCCAGCCCGCGCGCCAGCCCTTGCAGCGCGGATTTGCTCAGCGCGTAGGACGCCATGCCGGGCAGCGGCATGCGGTCGCCGTTGACCGAGCCAATCACGATGATCCGCCCGCCGGGCGGCATCTGCCGCGCTGCCTCCACGGCGGCGTGGTAAGGCGCGTGCACGTTGATGCGGAACAGCCGGTCCACGGCGTCCGGATCCTGGTCCAGCGCATCGCCGAACAGCGCGATGCCGGAGTTAACCACCAGCACATCCAGCGGCCCGCTGCGGCGCACCGTGTCGATGACCGCATCGCGGTCGGCGCTGTCGGCCAGCACCGCGGTGCTGCCGGTGTCACCGGCCAGGCGCTGCGCCGCGTCGGCAGAACCGGCATAGGTAAACGTCACCCGTGCGCCCTCGGCCACGAAG
The window above is part of the Xanthomonas cassavae CFBP 4642 genome. Proteins encoded here:
- the bdcA gene encoding SDR family oxidoreductase, encoding MSAFKDKSVLVLGGSRGIGAAIVRRFVAEGARVTFTYAGSADAAQRLAGDTGSTAVLADSADRDAVIDTVRRSGPLDVLVVNSGIALFGDALDQDPDAVDRLFRINVHAPYHAAVEAARQMPPGGRIIVIGSVNGDRMPLPGMASYALSKSALQGLARGLARDFGPRGITINVVQPGPIDTDANPENGPMKDLMHSFMAIKRHGRADEVAGMVAWLAGPEASFVTGAMHTIDGAFGA
- a CDS encoding M1 family metallopeptidase gives rise to the protein MRLPLVTAIALALVGTSPAASVLAATAAPPSAAASSITTQLPRTAKPTHYAVEITPHADKMTFDGKVAIDISVLQATDRIVLQAANLSLARGTLTQKGGKPQAAKVSTDAEAQTATFAFDKPLAVGEYVLSIDYSGVINTQANGLFALDYTTAQGARRALFTQFENSDARRFIPSWDEPNFKATFDLAINAPAGQMAVSNMPVASSKPGANGRTRIAFQTSPKMSTYLLFVSVGDFERATVTADNGTEIGVIAQKGKVDQAQFALESGRDVLHEYNAYFGIPYPLPKLDNIAAPGRSQFFSAMENWGAIFTFEYSLLLDPAVANIDTKQGVFTVAAHEIAHQWFGNLVTMAWWDDLWLNEGFANWMEARTTAKLHPEWDIDKTGPALKSRAAMRRDAYATTHPVVQHVATVEQASQAFDAITYQKGEAVIAMLEDYVGSDRWRTGVRSYIKQHQYGNAVTDQLWQQIDAVAPGKQFTQVAHDFTLQPGVPLIKASSRCVGGQTAVTLEQGEFTLDRPDKQPLRWHVPVVLRSGNGAPVRVLVDGTAQVQVPGCDAPVVVNAGQKGYFRTWYAPAQFKALTDRFGLLPVVDQVGVLNDTNALAGAGVQAQADVLDLTAQVAAGASPDVWDMVASIYGDVDGSFERDPAARATWRAYAVPRLSAEFATLGWDKRDGDSAQIQQLRTRLIATLSDMGDAAVIAEARRRFAAFQANPASLSPELRDSVLGAVAHNADAATWDALHALARQETSSMVRDTYYDFLSMPNNEALARRALELALTAEPGATTGASMIDRVASRHPELAFDFAVAHRTQVDTLVDSTSRARYYPGLGMGSAELATADRIKAYAEQYIAPTSRQAADNAINTIQTRVKLRAASLPQIKAWLKARKR
- a CDS encoding adenylosuccinate synthase — translated: MGQSVVVLGAQWGDEGKGKIVDLLTEEIGAVVRFQGGHNAGHTLVINGKKTVLHLIPSGILRDDALCLIGNGVVISPAALIKEISELEGAGVEVRSRLKISPAAPLIMPYHIALDQAREKAAGGKAIGTTGRGIGPAYEDKVARRGIRIADLHYPPQLEELLRTALDYHNFVLTKYLGVEAVDFQKTFDEALAFGDYVQPMKSDVAGILHDLRKQGKRVLFEGAQGALLDIDHGTYPYVTSSNTTVGGALAGTGVGADAIDYVLGIAKAYATRVGGGPFPTELDDEVGQGIRDRGAEYGASTGRPRRCGWMDIVALKRAVAINGISGLCITKLDVLDGMEKLKVCIAYEYRGKRTEYAPLDAQGWEECTPVYLEFPGWTENTHGITEWDKLPVAARAYLRALEELAGCPISIVSTGPDRDHTMVLQDPFA